From the genome of Clostridiales bacterium:
ATGCTGCAATTATATCCATACCGTGCACCTTTTGGAGTCTCTCTAAGGTATAACCATGAACTTCAAGAGGTTTTATTTCGCCTGTCTCCCACCAGTATTTAAGGTTTTCAAGTACTTCAGGATTCATTTTCAGGATTCTGCCGGATATTGCATCCACATGGCCCCTCGGATACTTAAACTCCGATATTAAACGTTCGCGTATATTTTTTTCATCAAAAATATGTCCCATTTTTCACCCCTTAATTATTTAAAAATTTCGGCTTTTTAAATTATATGTTTGATTACCTGTTTATCATTCATAAAATATATAAAAAAAGTTACAGCACAATGCATGAAATTGCATTGTGCTGTAACTTTTCCACTGCTCTACAACTTTCCTATCGGGCAATAAATGTTTTATTCTCCAAATGCATTTATATACATCTGTTTAATCTCGCTTATAAGAGGATATCTCGGGTTTGCTCCTGTACACTGGTCATCGAAAGCCTGTTCAGACATTTCATCAAGCGTAGCGTAAAAACTCGTTTTGCTGACTCCTGCTTTGCTTATAGACTTCGGTATATTTACTGTATCTTTAAGCTTATCTACAGCCTTGATTAGAAGCTCCACCTTTTCCTCATCTGTGTTTCCCCCCAATTTCAGGTAATCAGCGATCCTTGCATATCTCCACTTGGCGTTAGGATACTTGTACTGCGGGAATGCCGCCTGTTTTCTCGGGTTGTCTACAGCATTGTATCTTATGACTTCATCTATCAAAAGGGCATTTGCAATACCGTGGGGTATATGATGCATTGCCCCTAATTTATGGGCCATCGAATGGCATACGCCCAAGAATGCGTTGGCAAATGCCATACCTGCCATAGTTGATGCATGAGCCATTTTTTCTCTTGCTTTTACATTTACAGTTCCTTCATTGTATGCCTGCGGCAAATATTTAAATACCAGTCTTGCGGCTTCCAATGCAAGGCCGTTTGTATATTCGGATGCCAAAACCGAAACATATGCTTCAAGAGCATGAACAAGCGCATCGATCCCTGATGCCGCCGTAAGACCCTTTGGCATCTTTATCATTAGTTCAGCATCTACAATCGCCATATCGGGGGTCAGTTCATAATCTGCAAGCGGATATTTCATTCCATTTTTTTCATCTGTTATTACAGCAAATGGTGTAACTTCCGAACCTGTTCCTGAAGTAGTCGGTATGGCGACCATCATGGCTTTATCGCCCATCCTTGGGAAGCGGTACACTCTCTTCCTTATATCCATAAACCTTATTGCAAGATCTTCAAACTTTACTTCCGGGTGTTCATAGAGAACCCACATGATTTTAGCCGCATCCATTGCGGAACCTCCGCCTATCGCTATTATGACATCGGGCTTGAATTCCTGCATCTCCATTGCGCCTTTTTTCGCCGACAAAAGCGTAGGATCCGGCTCCACATCAAAGAATACCTCGCATTCCAAACCTCTTTCACTCAGTACGTTTGTAACAAGGTCGGCATATCCAAGTTCGAACAATCCCTTATCTGTCACGACAAATGCCCTTTTCTTTCCCATATCCTTGAGTTCATTGAGGGCAGTTGCGAGACATCCGAATTTGAAATAAATTTTTTCAGGGACTCTAAACCAAAGCATATTTTCTCTCCTCTCGGCAACACTTTTTATATTCAAAAGATGTTTAACTCCAACATTTTCCGATACTGAATTCCCTCCCCAAGAGCCGCAACCAAGGGTAAGAGATGGCTCCAGTTTAAAGTTGTATATATCTCCTATCGCTCCCTGCGAAGAAGGCATGTTTATTATTGTCCTTCCGGTTTTCATAACCTGACTGAATTTTTTAATCCTATCCTTCGATACAACCTGATTCGTATACAGAACGGAAGTATGCCCGAATCCTCCAAGTTCAATAAGCCTTGCTGCCTTTTCGAGAGCTTCGTCAAAACTTTTCACCTTGTACATTGCGAGTATCGGTGAAAGTTTTTCATGAGAAAACGGCTCATCAAGTTCAACGGACTCAACTTCACCGATCAAAACCTTGCTTGATTCTGGGACTTCTATTCCTGCCATCTTTGCGATTTTATATGCACTCTGCCCAACGATCTTAGCATTTACCGAACCATTAATTAGGATTATTTTCCTTACCTTGTCTATTTCATTGCCTTTTAGAAAATAAGCTCCTCTTTCCCTGAACTCGTCTTTTACCTCGTCATATACTTTATCCATTACGATCACAGACTGTTCAGATGCGCATATTACTCCGTTATCAAATGTTTTTGAAAGAAGTATTGAATTTACGGCCATTTTTATATGGGCTGTTTCATCTATTATAGCAGGTGTATTTCCAGGTCCCACGCCTATGGCAGGTTTTCCTGAAGAATATGCGGCCTTAACAAGCCCGGGTCCCCCCGTTGCAAGTATTTTATCGCATTCTTTCATCAGCAATTGCGAAAGCTCTATAGTAGGTTCATCGATCCATCCTATAATGCCCTCCGGTGCCCCTGCTTTTACGGCGGCCTCCAGAACTATCCTCGCTGCTTCCGTAGTTGACTTTTTTGCCCTCGGATGCGGTGAAAATATGATGCCGTTTCTGGTTTTAAGCGCTATAAGGGATTTAAATATGGCAGTCGACGTGGGATTCGTTGTGGGAACGATAGCTGCAATTACACCTATGGGTTCGGCTATTTTTGCGATGCCGAATGCTATATCCTTCTCGATTACTCCACATGTTTTATCATCCTTGTATTTGTTGTAAATATATTCCGATGCAAAATGGTTTTTTATAACCTTGTCTTCAACGATCCCCATACCCGTCTCTTTACAGGCAATCTTGGCAAGATAAATCCTTGCATTGTTCGCGGCCATCGCTGCCTGCCTGAATATCTCATCTACCTGTTTCTGAGTATATACCGAATATTTCTTCTGGGCTTCCCTTACTTCTTTGATTTTTTGCATTAATTCCTGTGCATTTGTTACTTTCACTCATATCACCTCGTTTTAAATCTGATTCTGATCTTCAATTCGTAATGAGTTTATGTTATTTTGAATGCTCATTCGCTATCCAAACTAACATAATTCTATTTATACCTGATTTCAAATTACGAATCGAAAATGCTGATTTTTATGATACCTTAACTTCATCGATAGAGTTCTGATACATTTTTGCAATGTTCCTTGTTCTTTCCATAACATTCTTGATATAAAAATGTGTATTCCATTTTTTAGAGTTTGTTTGTTAATCATTTAACAATTTTATTTTACTTCAACTTTATGGATATTTCAATATGTTAAAAAAATATTTTTGGGCATTCGGATAATTTAATTGAAATTTATTAATACTATATTTATCAGCAAATTAACTTTATCCATGGGCTTAAAGTTAAAACATTTGCATATGCGCTGTACTATAGAATAGCAAAAAAGTTTATCATAACTTAATGACCCAGCGACTTTAGCCGTTGGGAATATCAATGAAGGTGCATCAAGTTTACAGACTCTATATACTTCGAGCTTAGCGATTGAAACAATATTGTTCAAATATAAAATATGCACCTTATCAAGGAGGTTGAGGTATAAATGGATAAAACGTCTAATTTTCCAACATCGTTACCGGCACAAAAGCAGAATAAGCAGCCTGGATTTAATAATCTCATGAATCCAAAACCTGTATATGAATTTGCAGATTATGTACCCTCAGGAAAGCTTTCAGGAAAAGTTGCATTTATAACAGGTGGAGACAGCGGCATAGGGAGATCTGTCGCATTGACTTTCGCAAGAGAAGGGGCAGATATAGTCATCACTTATTTCGACGAACATGAAGATGCTGACGAGACTAAAAAAGAAATAGACTCTTTTAATAGAAAATGCATGCTCATTTCAGGAGATATAGGAGACGAAACATTCTGCAAACAGGCGATAAAGCAGGCAGTAGGCCAGTTCAAGAGAATAGATATACTTGTAAACAATGCAGCTGAGCAGCATCCTCAAAACAGCATAGAGGATATATCAAAGGAACAGCTTGAGAAAACGTTTGGTACAAATTTCTTTTCCATGTTTTATATTACAAAGTTTGCAATTCCTTATATGCCGTCTGGAAGCGCTATAATAAATACCGCATCCATAACAGCATACAAGGGGGATAAAAACCTTATCGATTATGCTGCTTCAAAGGGAGCGATAGTCTCGTTCACACGCTCGATGGCCCTTTCACTTATAAGCAGCAAAATAAGGGTGAACGCTGTCGCGCCCGGGCCGGTATGGACGCCTCTTATTCCTTCATCCTTCAGCGAACAGGATGTCGCGCAGTTTGGCACTGATACCCCGATAGGGAGAC
Proteins encoded in this window:
- a CDS encoding SDR family oxidoreductase, which codes for MDKTSNFPTSLPAQKQNKQPGFNNLMNPKPVYEFADYVPSGKLSGKVAFITGGDSGIGRSVALTFAREGADIVITYFDEHEDADETKKEIDSFNRKCMLISGDIGDETFCKQAIKQAVGQFKRIDILVNNAAEQHPQNSIEDISKEQLEKTFGTNFFSMFYITKFAIPYMPSGSAIINTASITAYKGDKNLIDYAASKGAIVSFTRSMALSLISSKIRVNAVAPGPVWTPLIPSSFSEQDVAQFGTDTPIGRPAQPVELAGAYVFLASSDSSYVTGQTIHVNGGLVVNG
- the adhE gene encoding bifunctional acetaldehyde-CoA/alcohol dehydrogenase — encoded protein: MKVTNAQELMQKIKEVREAQKKYSVYTQKQVDEIFRQAAMAANNARIYLAKIACKETGMGIVEDKVIKNHFASEYIYNKYKDDKTCGVIEKDIAFGIAKIAEPIGVIAAIVPTTNPTSTAIFKSLIALKTRNGIIFSPHPRAKKSTTEAARIVLEAAVKAGAPEGIIGWIDEPTIELSQLLMKECDKILATGGPGLVKAAYSSGKPAIGVGPGNTPAIIDETAHIKMAVNSILLSKTFDNGVICASEQSVIVMDKVYDEVKDEFRERGAYFLKGNEIDKVRKIILINGSVNAKIVGQSAYKIAKMAGIEVPESSKVLIGEVESVELDEPFSHEKLSPILAMYKVKSFDEALEKAARLIELGGFGHTSVLYTNQVVSKDRIKKFSQVMKTGRTIINMPSSQGAIGDIYNFKLEPSLTLGCGSWGGNSVSENVGVKHLLNIKSVAERRENMLWFRVPEKIYFKFGCLATALNELKDMGKKRAFVVTDKGLFELGYADLVTNVLSERGLECEVFFDVEPDPTLLSAKKGAMEMQEFKPDVIIAIGGGSAMDAAKIMWVLYEHPEVKFEDLAIRFMDIRKRVYRFPRMGDKAMMVAIPTTSGTGSEVTPFAVITDEKNGMKYPLADYELTPDMAIVDAELMIKMPKGLTAASGIDALVHALEAYVSVLASEYTNGLALEAARLVFKYLPQAYNEGTVNVKAREKMAHASTMAGMAFANAFLGVCHSMAHKLGAMHHIPHGIANALLIDEVIRYNAVDNPRKQAAFPQYKYPNAKWRYARIADYLKLGGNTDEEKVELLIKAVDKLKDTVNIPKSISKAGVSKTSFYATLDEMSEQAFDDQCTGANPRYPLISEIKQMYINAFGE